One Stenotrophomonas oahuensis genomic region harbors:
- the ndk gene encoding nucleoside-diphosphate kinase, whose protein sequence is MALERTLSIIKPDAVAKNVIGEIYARFEKAGLKVVAAKYKQLSRREAEGFYAVHKERPFFNALVEFMISGPVMIQALEGENAVLAHRDLLGATNPKDAAPGTIRADFADSIDANAAHGSDSVENAAIEIAYFFAATEVVSR, encoded by the coding sequence ATGGCGCTGGAGCGCACCCTTTCCATCATCAAGCCCGACGCGGTTGCCAAGAACGTCATCGGCGAAATCTACGCCCGCTTTGAAAAGGCTGGCCTGAAGGTCGTGGCTGCCAAGTACAAGCAGCTGTCGCGCCGTGAAGCCGAAGGCTTCTACGCCGTGCACAAGGAGCGTCCGTTCTTCAACGCGCTGGTCGAGTTCATGATCTCCGGCCCGGTGATGATCCAGGCGCTGGAAGGCGAGAACGCCGTGCTGGCCCACCGCGACCTGCTGGGCGCCACCAATCCGAAGGACGCTGCGCCGGGCACCATCCGCGCCGACTTCGCCGATTCCATCGATGCCAATGCCGCCCACGGCTCGGACTCGGTCGAGAATGCCGCGATTGAAATCGCGTACTTCTTCGCCGCGACCGAAGTGGTCTCGCGCTGA
- a CDS encoding integration host factor subunit beta, with protein sequence MTKSELIEILARRQAHLKSDDVDLAVKSLLEMMGGSLAGGDRIEIRGFGSFSLHYRPPRLGRNPKTGESVALPGKHVPHFKPGKELRERVSAVVPLEGDPA encoded by the coding sequence ATGACCAAATCCGAGCTGATCGAAATCCTGGCGCGCCGGCAGGCGCATTTGAAGTCGGACGATGTCGATCTGGCGGTAAAGTCGTTGCTGGAAATGATGGGAGGCTCGTTGGCCGGCGGCGATCGTATCGAGATCCGCGGGTTCGGCAGTTTCTCGCTGCACTACCGTCCGCCACGCCTGGGCCGTAACCCGAAAACCGGTGAATCGGTCGCGTTGCCGGGCAAGCATGTCCCGCATTTCAAGCCGGGCAAGGAACTGCGCGAGCGCGTCAGCGCCGTGGTTCCGCTGGAAGGCGACCCCGCCTGA
- a CDS encoding polysaccharide biosynthesis protein, protein MTPWQDRFTSLLPRAAIVVHDLFMVWACWQLLHAGRYSMLAEAPSLPLWNVDTSLVLVIQAIVFWRVGLYRGLWRFASVADLLHIFKASFIGLLAIVVVLAYKRFAGVPMSVLVIYPFALSALLGAPRLLYRAWKDYQSLQTDASARRVLILGAGQAAEALVRDLRRSGDFEPVGLLDDAPHLQGAKLQGLPILGTLDDAPSIVRETAAKLLVIAIPSLDAAGMQRVVAICESTGVPFRTVPKINDVLLGHSLPGELKEVAIEDLLGRKPILPDWSLIRGWLGGRTVLVTGAGGSIGSELCRQCARHGAGRIVLLEMSELLLLTIEAELKRSFPELEVEAVLGDCGDPAVIRHALSLSPVDAVFHAAAYKQVPVLERQLREAVRNNILSTETVARACVEAHIEHFVFISTDKAVDPVNALGASKRYAEMICQSLDQKTTQTRFVTVRFGNVLASAGSVVPLFREQILKGGPVTVTDPEVTRYFMTIPEACQLILQAAASASHGAIYTLDMGEPVPIRVLAEQMIRLAGKQPYKDIAIIYTGLRPGEKLHETLFYSDEDYRPTAHPKILEAGVRTFARDQVLGNVPRLREAIANYDTDAINSILFATMPEFSPLQQENHVESANVVPFPAREANRQ, encoded by the coding sequence ATGACGCCTTGGCAGGACCGTTTCACCAGTCTGCTTCCGCGCGCTGCCATTGTGGTCCACGACCTGTTCATGGTCTGGGCCTGCTGGCAACTGCTGCACGCCGGCCGCTACTCCATGCTGGCCGAAGCCCCGTCGCTGCCGCTCTGGAATGTGGACACCTCACTGGTGCTGGTGATCCAGGCCATCGTGTTCTGGCGCGTCGGTCTCTACCGTGGCCTGTGGCGCTTCGCCAGCGTGGCGGACCTCCTGCACATCTTCAAAGCCAGCTTCATTGGCCTGCTCGCCATTGTGGTGGTGCTGGCCTACAAGCGCTTTGCAGGCGTCCCGATGTCGGTGCTGGTGATCTATCCGTTCGCGCTGTCGGCCCTGCTGGGCGCGCCGCGCCTGCTGTACCGCGCGTGGAAGGACTACCAGTCGCTGCAGACCGATGCCAGCGCCCGCCGCGTGCTGATTCTCGGTGCTGGCCAGGCGGCCGAGGCGCTGGTCCGCGACCTGCGCCGCTCGGGCGACTTCGAGCCCGTCGGCCTGCTGGACGATGCGCCGCACCTGCAGGGGGCCAAGCTGCAGGGCCTGCCGATTCTCGGCACCCTCGACGATGCACCTTCGATCGTCCGCGAAACCGCCGCAAAGCTGCTGGTGATCGCCATTCCGTCGCTGGATGCCGCGGGCATGCAGCGTGTGGTGGCCATCTGCGAAAGCACCGGCGTGCCGTTCCGCACCGTGCCCAAGATCAACGACGTGCTGCTGGGCCATTCACTGCCCGGCGAGCTCAAGGAAGTGGCCATTGAAGATCTGCTGGGTCGCAAGCCGATCCTGCCGGACTGGTCGCTGATCCGCGGCTGGCTGGGCGGGCGCACGGTGCTGGTCACCGGCGCAGGCGGTTCGATCGGCTCGGAACTGTGCCGCCAGTGCGCGCGCCACGGGGCAGGGCGGATCGTGCTGCTGGAAATGAGCGAGCTGCTGCTGCTGACCATCGAGGCCGAGCTCAAGCGCAGCTTCCCGGAGCTGGAAGTCGAGGCGGTGCTGGGCGACTGTGGCGATCCGGCGGTGATCCGCCATGCGCTGTCGCTGTCGCCGGTCGACGCGGTGTTCCATGCCGCCGCTTACAAGCAGGTGCCGGTGCTGGAGCGCCAGCTGCGCGAAGCGGTGCGCAACAACATCCTGTCCACCGAGACGGTGGCGCGGGCCTGCGTGGAAGCGCATATCGAGCATTTCGTGTTCATCTCCACCGACAAGGCGGTGGACCCGGTCAACGCACTGGGGGCGAGCAAGCGCTACGCCGAGATGATCTGCCAGAGCCTGGACCAGAAGACCACCCAGACCCGTTTCGTTACCGTGCGCTTCGGCAACGTGCTGGCGTCGGCGGGCAGCGTGGTGCCGTTGTTCCGCGAGCAGATCCTGAAGGGCGGTCCGGTCACCGTGACCGACCCCGAAGTCACCCGCTACTTCATGACCATCCCGGAAGCCTGCCAGCTCATCCTGCAGGCCGCCGCATCGGCATCGCACGGGGCGATCTACACCCTGGACATGGGCGAGCCGGTGCCGATCCGGGTGCTGGCCGAGCAGATGATCCGTCTGGCCGGCAAGCAGCCGTACAAGGACATCGCCATCATCTACACCGGGCTGCGTCCGGGTGAGAAGCTGCACGAAACCCTGTTCTATTCCGACGAAGACTATCGCCCAACCGCGCATCCGAAGATTCTGGAAGCCGGGGTGCGCACCTTCGCGCGCGACCAGGTGCTGGGCAACGTGCCGCGCCTGCGCGAGGCGATCGCCAACTACGACACCGATGCGATCAACAGCATCCTGTTCGCGACGATGCCGGAGTTCTCGCCGTTGCAACAAGAAAATCACGTCGAGTCGGCTAATGTGGTGCCCTTTCCGGCACGAGAGGCCAACAGGCAGTGA
- a CDS encoding TetR/AcrR family transcriptional regulator, which produces MAKPAHFSTKDRILGAAEELFAQHGFAGTSLRQVTSQADVNIAAVNYHFGSKENLVNEVFRRRMDEMTTARLAQLDTARRDYPGQLRPVLAAFVEPALAMAQDRQSGGAFVRVIARAYAEKNDNLRKFLSDHYGHVLRDFGKAIAACVPELSKEELYWRLDFLAGSLTYAMADFGLIKRPAGVTEAAHRAHAAHELIHFAEAGFRASAAASPASTP; this is translated from the coding sequence ATGGCCAAGCCCGCCCACTTCTCCACCAAGGACCGCATTCTCGGGGCCGCCGAGGAGCTGTTCGCCCAGCACGGCTTTGCCGGCACCTCGCTGCGCCAGGTGACCAGCCAGGCCGACGTCAACATTGCGGCGGTGAACTACCACTTCGGCTCCAAGGAAAACCTGGTCAACGAGGTGTTCCGCCGCCGCATGGACGAGATGACCACCGCGCGCCTGGCCCAGCTCGACACCGCCCGCCGCGACTACCCCGGTCAATTACGGCCGGTGCTGGCCGCCTTCGTTGAGCCGGCGCTGGCCATGGCCCAGGACCGCCAGAGTGGCGGTGCCTTCGTGCGGGTCATCGCCCGCGCCTATGCGGAAAAAAATGACAACCTGCGCAAGTTCCTGTCCGACCATTACGGCCACGTGCTGCGCGACTTCGGCAAGGCCATCGCCGCCTGCGTGCCGGAGCTGAGCAAGGAAGAGCTGTACTGGCGGCTGGACTTCCTGGCCGGGTCACTGACCTACGCCATGGCCGACTTCGGGCTGATCAAGCGACCCGCAGGTGTCACCGAAGCGGCGCATCGTGCCCATGCCGCCCACGAACTGATCCATTTCGCCGAGGCCGGCTTCCGCGCCAGCGCAGCCGCCTCCCCTGCTTCCACCCCGTAA
- a CDS encoding MraY family glycosyltransferase, with the protein MALTAGLGLLAVLVASAALTWGARHYALRRNLMDQPGERRSHVVATPRGGGIAIVLTLLLAAAVAALLWPDAWVTLAVFGLGLALVAGIGWWDDHRPLPAVRRLLVHVIAAALIAGLVWQATHNPVQALLALLFTTSLINIWNFMDGINGIATTQAVLAGVAFACVLPGPLALAGAVLAAACLGFLPFNFPRGRIFMGDVGSGALGYAIAALVCLGSVATDISWLLLLVPLTAFLVDAGFTLLSRMLSGQRWMEPHTQHVYQRAVKSSKSHTFVTGTYFVFGLFSITVFNACTNLQPRWEAAVAVAWLTLATGLWLLLRKGMCH; encoded by the coding sequence ATGGCCCTGACAGCCGGGCTGGGGTTGCTGGCGGTGCTGGTGGCCTCGGCGGCGCTCACCTGGGGTGCGCGCCACTACGCGCTTAGGCGCAACCTGATGGACCAGCCCGGCGAGCGGCGCAGCCACGTGGTGGCGACCCCGCGCGGCGGCGGCATTGCCATTGTGCTGACCCTGCTGCTGGCGGCTGCGGTTGCGGCGCTGCTGTGGCCGGACGCCTGGGTCACTCTGGCGGTGTTCGGCCTGGGCCTGGCGTTGGTGGCCGGGATTGGCTGGTGGGACGACCATCGGCCATTACCGGCCGTTCGTCGCCTGCTCGTCCATGTGATAGCCGCCGCGCTGATCGCCGGCCTGGTCTGGCAGGCGACCCACAACCCGGTGCAGGCGCTGCTGGCGCTGCTGTTCACCACGTCCCTGATCAACATCTGGAACTTCATGGATGGGATCAATGGCATCGCGACCACCCAGGCCGTGCTGGCCGGGGTCGCCTTTGCCTGCGTGCTGCCGGGCCCGCTGGCCCTGGCCGGTGCGGTGCTCGCCGCGGCCTGCCTGGGTTTCCTGCCGTTCAACTTCCCGCGTGGACGGATCTTCATGGGTGATGTGGGCAGCGGGGCGCTGGGTTATGCGATTGCGGCACTGGTCTGTCTGGGCAGCGTGGCGACCGACATCTCCTGGTTGCTGCTGCTGGTGCCGCTGACCGCCTTCCTCGTGGACGCAGGCTTCACACTCTTGTCCCGCATGCTTTCGGGACAACGCTGGATGGAGCCCCACACCCAACACGTCTACCAGCGCGCGGTCAAAAGTAGCAAAAGCCACACTTTTGTGACCGGAACGTACTTTGTTTTTGGTCTGTTCAGTATTACAGTGTTTAATGCTTGCACTAATTTGCAGCCGAGGTGGGAGGCTGCCGTGGCCGTTGCGTGGTTGACCCTCGCAACCGGTCTTTGGCTGCTCCTGCGCAAGGGAATGTGCCACTAA
- a CDS encoding LapA family protein: MKVARLLILLAVLVAGLIVGALNSQEMTLKLGFTEIHSSTGLAITVALLAGVLIGAGLVLVGMVIPLYSRLRMAQKAVPASPAAPVAPSTSSFDGR; the protein is encoded by the coding sequence ATGAAAGTTGCACGTCTGTTGATCCTGTTGGCCGTGCTGGTCGCCGGGCTCATTGTCGGTGCCCTCAATTCTCAGGAAATGACCCTCAAGCTCGGTTTCACCGAGATCCACTCCAGCACCGGGCTGGCGATCACCGTGGCCCTGCTGGCCGGCGTGCTGATCGGAGCCGGGTTGGTGCTGGTGGGTATGGTCATTCCTTTGTACTCCAGGCTGCGCATGGCGCAGAAAGCGGTTCCGGCCTCGCCGGCCGCGCCGGTTGCACCTTCTACTTCTTCTTTTGACGGACGCTGA
- a CDS encoding acetyl-CoA C-acyltransferase: MTKQIQDAYIVAATRTPVGKAPKGVFRNTRPDDMLAHVLKSVVAQAPGVDVNRIDDAIIGCAMPEAEQGMNVARIGVLLAGLPNTIAAQTVNRFCSSGLQAVAMAADQIRLGNADLMLAGGTESMSMVPMMGNKIAMAPSVFDNDHVAIAYGMGITAEKVAEEWKVSREEQDAFALASHQKAIAAIQAGEFKDEISPYDVRTRTPDLADGRRIITRDRIVDTDEGPRLDSSAEGLAKLRPVFRNGQFGGTVTAGNSSQMSDGAAAVLLASEQAVKDYGLKPLARFVSFSVAGVRPEVMGIGPIAAIPKALKQAGLTQDQLDWIELNEAFAAQSLAVIRDCGLDPSKINPLGGAIALGHPLGATGAIRTATLVHGLRRRQQKYGMVTMCIGTGMGAAGVFEAL, translated from the coding sequence ATGACCAAGCAGATCCAGGACGCCTACATCGTCGCCGCCACCCGCACCCCGGTCGGCAAGGCACCCAAGGGCGTATTCCGCAACACCCGTCCCGACGACATGCTCGCCCACGTGCTCAAGAGCGTGGTCGCCCAAGCCCCGGGCGTGGACGTGAACCGCATTGACGACGCCATCATTGGCTGCGCCATGCCCGAAGCCGAGCAAGGCATGAACGTGGCACGCATCGGCGTGCTGTTGGCCGGCCTGCCCAACACCATCGCCGCTCAGACGGTGAACCGCTTCTGTTCGTCGGGCCTGCAGGCTGTGGCCATGGCCGCCGACCAGATCCGTCTGGGCAACGCCGATTTGATGCTGGCCGGCGGCACCGAATCGATGTCGATGGTGCCGATGATGGGCAACAAGATCGCGATGGCTCCGAGCGTGTTCGACAACGACCACGTCGCCATCGCCTACGGCATGGGCATCACCGCCGAGAAGGTCGCCGAGGAATGGAAGGTCTCCCGCGAAGAACAGGACGCGTTCGCCCTGGCCTCGCACCAGAAGGCCATCGCCGCCATCCAGGCCGGTGAGTTCAAGGACGAGATCAGCCCGTACGACGTGCGCACCCGCACCCCGGACCTCGCCGACGGCCGCCGCATCATCACCCGCGACCGCATCGTCGACACCGACGAAGGCCCGCGCCTGGATTCGTCCGCGGAAGGCCTGGCCAAGCTGCGCCCGGTGTTCCGCAACGGCCAGTTCGGTGGCACGGTCACCGCCGGCAACTCCTCGCAGATGAGCGACGGTGCCGCCGCGGTGCTGCTGGCGTCGGAACAGGCAGTGAAGGATTACGGCCTGAAGCCGCTGGCCCGCTTCGTCAGCTTCTCGGTCGCCGGCGTGCGCCCGGAAGTGATGGGCATCGGCCCGATTGCTGCGATTCCGAAGGCGCTGAAGCAGGCTGGCCTGACCCAGGACCAGCTGGACTGGATCGAGCTCAATGAAGCGTTTGCCGCGCAGTCGCTGGCCGTGATCCGCGACTGCGGCCTGGATCCGTCGAAGATCAACCCGTTGGGCGGTGCCATCGCCCTGGGCCACCCGCTGGGTGCGACCGGCGCGATCCGTACCGCCACCCTGGTGCACGGCCTGCGCCGCCGCCAGCAGAAGTACGGCATGGTGACGATGTGCATTGGTACCGGTATGGGCGCTGCGGGCGTGTTTGAGGCGCTGTGA
- a CDS encoding 3-hydroxyacyl-CoA dehydrogenase/enoyl-CoA hydratase family protein gives MSNSLLVRRAAVLGAGVMGAQIAAHLTNAGVDTVLFDLPAKEGPADGIVLKAIANLGKLSPAPLASKSYAEAITPANYETGLEQLKDCDLIIEAIAERMDWKQDLYKKIAPFVADHAVLASNTSGLGINKLADVLPEQLRHRFCGVHFFNPPRYMHLAELIPASTTDAAVLEGLESFLVTTLGKGVVYAKDTPNFIGNRIGVFSILSTIHHTQQFGLGFDEVDGLTGPLVGRPKSATYRTSDVVGLDTMAHVIKTMGDTLPNDPWHEFFKSPKWLDALIAKGALGQKTGAGIFRKVGKDIVVLDLEKQDYRAADRTAAPEVVEILKIKNPAEKFAKLRESQHPQAQFLWATFRDLFHYSAYHLADIAETARDVDLAIRWGYGWSLGPFETWQAAGWKQVAQWIADDIVAGKSMSNAPLPDWVFDGRDGVHAAEGSFSPSRNAKLPRSSLPVYQRQRFPDPVLGETFSPGETVFENDGVRMWHDGDGIAVVSFKTKMNTVSDHVLNGLQEAIKRAEQGFQGLVIWQQKEPFSAGADLAGALGLLQAGKVDQFEEMVHNFQRTSQAIKYSLVPVVTAVRGLALGGGCEFQMHSAKSVAALESYIGLVEAGVGLLPAGGGLKELAVRASQAAGPGGDVFAELKKTFETVAMAKVSNSAVNAQELGLMRPTDKVVFNSYEALYIAKAEVRALAEGGYRPPMPARRIQVAGDVGIATFKMMLVNMLEGRFISPYDYEIAVRIATVLCGGEVDRGTLVDEEWLLTLERKHFVELAQQEKTQARIAHMLKTGKPLRN, from the coding sequence ATGTCCAATTCCCTGCTAGTCCGCCGCGCCGCCGTGCTGGGTGCCGGCGTCATGGGTGCCCAGATCGCCGCCCACCTGACCAACGCCGGCGTCGACACAGTACTGTTCGACCTGCCTGCCAAGGAAGGTCCCGCCGACGGCATCGTGCTCAAGGCGATTGCCAATCTGGGCAAGCTGAGCCCGGCCCCGCTGGCCAGCAAGTCCTACGCCGAGGCGATCACCCCGGCCAACTATGAGACCGGGCTGGAGCAACTGAAGGACTGCGACCTGATCATCGAGGCCATTGCCGAACGCATGGACTGGAAGCAGGACCTGTACAAGAAGATCGCCCCGTTCGTTGCCGACCACGCGGTGCTGGCCTCCAACACTTCGGGCCTGGGCATCAACAAGCTGGCCGACGTGCTGCCCGAGCAGCTGCGCCACCGCTTCTGCGGCGTGCATTTCTTCAACCCGCCGCGCTACATGCACCTGGCCGAGCTGATTCCGGCCAGCACCACCGACGCGGCCGTGCTGGAGGGCCTGGAAAGCTTCCTGGTCACCACCCTGGGCAAGGGCGTGGTGTACGCCAAGGACACCCCGAACTTCATCGGCAACCGCATCGGCGTGTTCTCGATCCTGTCCACCATCCACCACACCCAGCAGTTCGGCCTGGGCTTTGACGAAGTGGACGGCCTGACCGGCCCGCTGGTGGGTCGCCCGAAGTCGGCCACCTACCGCACCTCCGACGTGGTCGGCCTGGACACCATGGCCCACGTCATCAAGACCATGGGCGACACCCTGCCCAACGACCCGTGGCACGAATTCTTCAAGTCGCCGAAGTGGCTGGACGCGCTGATCGCCAAGGGTGCGCTGGGCCAGAAGACCGGTGCCGGCATCTTCCGCAAGGTCGGCAAAGACATCGTCGTGCTGGACCTGGAAAAGCAGGACTACCGCGCCGCTGACCGCACCGCCGCACCGGAAGTGGTCGAGATCCTGAAGATCAAGAACCCGGCCGAGAAGTTCGCCAAGCTGCGCGAAAGCCAGCACCCGCAGGCGCAGTTCCTGTGGGCGACCTTCCGCGACCTGTTCCACTACAGCGCCTATCACCTGGCGGACATCGCCGAAACCGCGCGCGACGTCGACCTGGCCATCCGCTGGGGTTACGGCTGGTCGCTGGGCCCGTTCGAAACCTGGCAGGCCGCTGGCTGGAAGCAGGTGGCGCAGTGGATCGCCGACGACATCGTCGCCGGAAAGAGCATGAGCAATGCGCCGCTGCCGGACTGGGTGTTCGATGGCCGCGACGGCGTGCACGCCGCCGAGGGCAGCTTCAGCCCGTCGCGCAACGCCAAGCTGCCGCGTTCGTCGCTGCCGGTGTACCAGCGCCAGCGCTTCCCCGATCCGGTGCTGGGCGAAACCTTCAGCCCGGGCGAAACCGTGTTCGAAAATGACGGCGTGCGCATGTGGCACGACGGCGACGGCATTGCCGTGGTCAGCTTCAAGACCAAGATGAACACCGTGTCCGACCACGTGCTCAACGGCCTGCAGGAAGCGATCAAGCGCGCCGAGCAGGGCTTCCAGGGCCTGGTGATCTGGCAGCAGAAGGAACCCTTCTCCGCCGGTGCCGACCTGGCGGGTGCACTGGGCCTGCTGCAGGCCGGCAAGGTCGACCAGTTCGAAGAGATGGTGCACAACTTCCAGCGCACCAGCCAGGCAATCAAGTACTCGCTGGTGCCGGTGGTGACCGCAGTGCGCGGCCTGGCCCTGGGCGGTGGCTGCGAATTCCAGATGCACAGCGCCAAGAGCGTGGCTGCACTGGAAAGCTACATCGGCCTGGTCGAAGCCGGCGTCGGCCTGCTGCCGGCCGGTGGCGGCCTCAAGGAACTGGCGGTGCGTGCCTCGCAGGCCGCCGGTCCGGGCGGCGACGTGTTCGCCGAACTGAAGAAGACCTTCGAAACCGTGGCCATGGCCAAGGTCTCCAACTCGGCGGTCAACGCCCAGGAGCTGGGCCTGATGCGCCCGACCGACAAGGTGGTGTTCAACAGCTATGAAGCGCTGTACATCGCCAAGGCCGAAGTGCGTGCGCTGGCCGAAGGCGGCTACCGTCCGCCGATGCCGGCACGTCGCATCCAGGTCGCCGGCGACGTGGGCATCGCGACCTTCAAGATGATGCTGGTCAACATGCTGGAAGGCCGTTTCATCAGCCCGTATGACTACGAGATCGCCGTGCGCATCGCCACCGTGCTGTGCGGCGGCGAAGTGGATCGCGGCACCCTGGTCGACGAAGAGTGGCTGCTGACCCTGGAGCGCAAGCACTTCGTCGAACTGGCCCAGCAGGAAAAGACCCAGGCCCGCATCGCGCACATGCTGAAAACCGGCAAGCCGCTGCGTAACTAA
- the galU gene encoding UTP--glucose-1-phosphate uridylyltransferase GalU, producing MTQKRIRKAVFPVAGLGTRFLPATKTVPKEMLPIIDRPLIQYAVDEAIEAGCDTLIFITNRYKHAVADYFDKAYELEQKLERAGKHEQLELVRHVLPNGVRAVFVTQAEALGLGHAVLCAKAVVGDEPFAVLLPDDLIWNRGDGALKQMADLNEATGASVIAVEDVPHENTASYGIVATEAFDGRKGRISQIVEKPKPEDAPSDLAVVGRYVLSPKIFELLEATGTGAGGEIQLTDAIATLLQTEEVDAYRFEGTRFDCGTHLGLVEATIRFALESHKLGKPAREKLAQMLADDEG from the coding sequence GTGACCCAAAAGCGTATCCGCAAGGCGGTGTTCCCGGTCGCAGGACTGGGAACGCGCTTTCTTCCCGCGACCAAGACCGTTCCCAAGGAAATGCTGCCGATCATTGATCGGCCGCTGATCCAGTACGCCGTCGACGAGGCCATCGAAGCAGGGTGCGACACCCTGATCTTCATCACCAACCGCTACAAGCACGCGGTCGCCGATTACTTCGACAAAGCCTACGAGCTGGAGCAGAAGCTCGAGCGCGCGGGCAAGCACGAACAGCTTGAGCTGGTCCGGCATGTGCTGCCCAACGGCGTGCGTGCGGTGTTCGTGACCCAGGCAGAGGCGCTGGGGCTCGGCCACGCGGTGCTGTGCGCCAAGGCGGTGGTCGGTGACGAACCGTTCGCGGTGCTGCTGCCCGACGATCTGATCTGGAACCGTGGCGACGGCGCGCTGAAGCAGATGGCGGACCTCAACGAGGCCACCGGAGCCAGCGTCATTGCGGTGGAAGATGTTCCGCACGAGAACACCGCCAGCTACGGCATTGTCGCCACCGAAGCCTTCGATGGCCGCAAGGGGCGCATCTCGCAGATCGTGGAAAAGCCCAAGCCGGAAGACGCGCCCAGCGACCTGGCCGTGGTTGGCCGCTATGTGCTGAGCCCGAAAATCTTCGAGCTGCTGGAAGCGACCGGCACCGGTGCCGGCGGTGAGATCCAACTGACCGATGCGATTGCCACGCTGCTGCAGACCGAGGAAGTGGACGCCTATCGTTTTGAAGGCACCCGTTTCGACTGCGGCACCCACCTGGGTCTGGTCGAGGCGACCATTCGGTTCGCACTGGAAAGCCACAAGCTGGGCAAGCCGGCGCGTGAGAAGCTGGCGCAGATGCTGGCTGACGACGAAGGCTGA
- the lapB gene encoding lipopolysaccharide assembly protein LapB: MEFVSEWFWFFLFLPLAAVSGWVIGRRGGQRHGDNQVSRLSSTYFRGLNYLLNEQPDKAIELFLHIAELDKETFETQVALGHLFRRRGEVDRAIRLHQGLVNRTDLSDAQRVQALLALGEDYMKSGLLDRAETVFTELAQIDQRAPQALKHLIGIYQAERDWEKAIDNATRYEEVTGEPMGKLIGQFECELAERYRGAGKIDEARAAIARAYQADAMSVRAGIIEGRLETDSGNAEAAVRAFERAARNDPEYLPEVLQPLMQNYRKVGDLGGARAFLSEMTEHYRGIAPVLALTQLMEEQEGVAPARAYLGRQLKDRPSVRGESALIDLTLAEGADSTATLHDLKHITDQLLVRNPAYRCTRCGFGARTHHWQCPSCKEWGTVKPLLNYAVL, encoded by the coding sequence ATGGAATTCGTCTCCGAGTGGTTCTGGTTTTTCCTGTTCCTGCCGCTGGCAGCGGTCTCTGGCTGGGTGATCGGCCGGCGCGGTGGCCAGCGCCACGGCGACAACCAGGTCAGCCGCCTGTCCAGCACGTACTTCCGTGGTCTGAACTACCTGCTCAACGAGCAGCCGGACAAGGCCATCGAGCTGTTCCTGCACATTGCCGAACTGGACAAGGAAACCTTTGAAACCCAGGTCGCGCTGGGCCACCTGTTCCGCCGCCGCGGTGAAGTCGACCGCGCCATCCGCCTGCACCAGGGGCTGGTCAACCGCACCGACCTGAGCGACGCACAGCGCGTGCAGGCGCTGCTGGCGCTGGGCGAGGACTACATGAAGTCCGGCCTGCTTGACCGCGCCGAAACCGTGTTCACCGAGCTGGCCCAGATCGACCAGCGCGCTCCGCAGGCGCTCAAGCACCTGATCGGCATCTACCAGGCTGAACGCGACTGGGAAAAGGCGATCGACAACGCCACCCGTTACGAGGAAGTCACCGGCGAGCCGATGGGCAAGCTGATCGGGCAGTTCGAGTGCGAACTGGCCGAGCGCTACCGCGGTGCGGGCAAGATCGATGAGGCGAGGGCGGCCATCGCGCGTGCCTATCAGGCTGACGCCATGTCTGTACGTGCCGGCATCATTGAAGGTCGCCTGGAAACCGACTCCGGCAATGCCGAAGCCGCTGTGCGCGCCTTCGAGCGTGCCGCCCGCAACGACCCCGAGTATCTGCCCGAGGTGCTGCAACCGCTGATGCAGAACTACCGCAAGGTCGGTGATCTTGGCGGCGCGCGCGCGTTCCTGTCGGAAATGACCGAACACTACCGCGGCATTGCCCCGGTGCTGGCCTTGACCCAGCTGATGGAAGAGCAGGAGGGTGTTGCCCCGGCGCGCGCCTACCTGGGTCGCCAGCTCAAGGACCGCCCGTCGGTGCGTGGCGAGTCCGCCCTGATCGACCTGACCCTGGCCGAGGGGGCCGATTCCACGGCCACCCTGCACGACCTCAAGCACATCACCGACCAGCTGCTGGTGCGCAACCCCGCCTACCGCTGCACCCGTTGCGGCTTCGGCGCGCGCACCCACCACTGGCAATGCCCCAGCTGCAAGGAGTGGGGGACGGTCAAGCCACTGCTGAACTACGCGGTGCTTTGA